GGCGGCGAAGACCCGAAACGCGTCGGTTAAGCTGGCGCGCTGCCAGAAGAGCCCAGGGACGGGTGCTGGCGCCGACCAGGGACGGCGTCCGGCTGGCAAAACAGACGACACCGGGCGGAGGGCCCGGCACACACGATGGGAACCAACAAAAATGTCCAGAAGAATGTGGAAGGCCATGGTCTGCGGGTGCATGCTGTGGGGGGCTGTGACCAGCCACGCGGCCGAGTTCTCGGTCGGGCGGGTGGACATCCGGTTCGCCGACGAGGGCTGGAAAGAAGTGCCGCTGCCGGATCGCGCGCAGAGCTACGGGGGAGAAAAGTCGGGCGCGCTGGCGGTGCAGGCCAAGCTTTTTGTCCGCGACGGGAGCGCCAGCGAAGTGCCTGTGCTGGTCCTGGTGAGCGCCAATTCGCAAGGCATGGGCGGTGGCCGGGGTGGCTACATGGCCTACTCGCCCAATTGCAAGTCGGATGAACACAACTATCGCGAAGGCAATGAAGGCTTCAATGCGTCGTCCCTCCAGTGCCTGACCGTGATGCCCCGGTACAACGGTTCCAGCGTGATCAAGGCCCTGGCGCCCCAGCTGGAAGGTGCCCTCAAGACCGAAGAAGGCACGGAGCTGCCACCCTTCTACACCGTGTGGAGCCGGCATGCGATCTCCACGGGCTCGTTCGTGGACGTGCGCGTCTTCACGGTGTTTCCGATCAGCGCTGACGGCAGCGCTGCCGTGGGCGCCCTGCCCCAGGACGTGCCGCCCGCCCACGTGGTGTGGGGGCGGCAGCTGAAGGACGCAGTCAAGAGCAGCGTCTATTCGCTCTCCGGCCGTCTGGAGATGCCGCCCATCCAGGTGGTCGTACCGCCGCAGCCTGCTGCGGCCGGCGGCGGCTGACCGGCCACCCATCCTGTTTTTTGAACTCCCAGCATTGAGGACCTGCCCATGACTTCTGGCGCACCGACCGACACCGCCGCTGCCACCCCGCAGCGCATCGGCATTCCCCGTGAAACCTTCCCCGGCGAAAAACGTGTGGCCACCGTGCCCGACGTGGTCACCAAACTCGCCAAGCTGGGCTTTGGCGTGGTGGTGGAAACGGGCGCGGGCGAACTGGCCGATCTGAGCGACGAGGCTTACCGCGAAGCGGGCGCCAGCATCGCCGGCTCGGCCACCGAACTGTGGAACAGCGCCGACATCGTCTTCAAAGTGCGCGCCCCCACGCCCGACGAAGTGGCGCTGATGCACGAAGGCCAGACGCTGATCGGCTTCATCTGGCCGGCCCAGAACCCGGAGCTGATGCAGCAGCTGGCCGCGAAGAAGGTCACCGTGTTGTCCATCGACGCGCTGCCGCGCACGCTCAGCCGGGCGCAGAAGATGGACGCGCTGACCTCGATGGCCGGCGTCAGCGGCTACCGCGCCGTGGTCGAGGCGGCCAACGCTTTTGGCCGCTTCTTCAATGGCCAGATCACGGCTGCGGGCAAGGTGCCCCCGGCCAAGGTGTTCATCGCGGGCGCCGGCGTGGCCGGCCTGGCCGCCATCGGGGCGGCCGCCAGCCTGGGCGCCATCGTGCGCGCCAACGACACGCGTGCCGAGGTGGCCGACCAGGTGGTCTCGCTGGGCGGCGAGTTCGTCAAGGTGGACTACGAAGAAGAGGGCTCGGGCGGCGGCGGTTACGCCAAGGTCATGAGCGAGGGCTTCCAGCAGGCGCAGCGCGAGATGTATGCGAATCAGGCGCGCGAGGTGGACATCATCATTACCACCGCGCTGATCCCCGGCAAACCGGCGCCCAAGCTGATCACCGCCGAGATGGTGAAGAGCATGAAGCCCGGCAGCGTGATCGTGGACATGGCGGCCGAGCAGGGCGGCAACTGCGAGCTGACCGTGCCCGGCGAGGCGGTGGTGCGCCACGGCGTCACCATCGTCGGCTACACCGACCTGGCCTCGCGCATGGCGCGCCAGTCGTCCACGCTGTACGCGACCAACCTGTTCCGCCTGAGCGAAGAGCTGTGCAAGACCAAGGACGGCGTGATCAATGTCAACATGGAAGACGACGCCATCCGTGGCCTGACCGTGATCAAGAACGGCGAGATCACCTGGCCGGCCCCGCCGCTGGCGGCTGCGCCCAAACCGGCGCCCAAGCCCGCTGCCGCGCCGGTGGCCAAGAAGGGCCACGGCGAGCCTTCGGGGCCGATGCCGGCGGGCAAGCTGGCCATCGTGGCCGGTGTCACGGCGGTGTTGTTCGCGCTGGTGGGTGCCTACGCACCGGCCGAATTCCTGTCGCACTTCACGGTGTTCGTGCTGGCCTGCTTCGTCGGCTACATGGTGGTGTGGAACGTGAAGCCCGCGCTGCACACGCCGCTGATGAGCGTGACCAACGCCATCAGCTCCATCATCGCCATCGGCGCGCTGGTGCAGATATCGCCCATGGCCAACGCCACCGAGCGGCCCAACACACTGATCGTCGCCCTGGCCGCGCTGGCGCTGGTGCTCACCGCCATCAACATGTTCGGCGGCTTTGCCGTCACCCAGCGCATGCTGGCGATGTTCCGCAAATAAGAAGGAGACCCTGAATGTCTGCAAGTCTGGCCACGGTCTCCTACATTGGTGCGACCATTCTCTTCATCCTCAGCCTGGGCGGCCTGTCCAACCAGGAAACCTCGCGCCGCGGCAACCTGTTCGGCATGGTCGGCATGGCGCTGGCCGTGGCGG
This Hydrogenophaga taeniospiralis DNA region includes the following protein-coding sequences:
- a CDS encoding Re/Si-specific NAD(P)(+) transhydrogenase subunit alpha — encoded protein: MTSGAPTDTAAATPQRIGIPRETFPGEKRVATVPDVVTKLAKLGFGVVVETGAGELADLSDEAYREAGASIAGSATELWNSADIVFKVRAPTPDEVALMHEGQTLIGFIWPAQNPELMQQLAAKKVTVLSIDALPRTLSRAQKMDALTSMAGVSGYRAVVEAANAFGRFFNGQITAAGKVPPAKVFIAGAGVAGLAAIGAAASLGAIVRANDTRAEVADQVVSLGGEFVKVDYEEEGSGGGGYAKVMSEGFQQAQREMYANQAREVDIIITTALIPGKPAPKLITAEMVKSMKPGSVIVDMAAEQGGNCELTVPGEAVVRHGVTIVGYTDLASRMARQSSTLYATNLFRLSEELCKTKDGVINVNMEDDAIRGLTVIKNGEITWPAPPLAAAPKPAPKPAAAPVAKKGHGEPSGPMPAGKLAIVAGVTAVLFALVGAYAPAEFLSHFTVFVLACFVGYMVVWNVKPALHTPLMSVTNAISSIIAIGALVQISPMANATERPNTLIVALAALALVLTAINMFGGFAVTQRMLAMFRK